CCGCGCTTGCGCTCCCAGCCCATCCAGCAGCCCTGCGCCGGATTATAGAGCCGGCGGCGATGCAGCAGGTAAAACAGCGGCGCGCCCTTGCTCGGGTAGCGCTGATTGAGCCTGGCGATCTCGCGACGGGCGTAGTCATAGATCTCGCGGTCGCCGACCGATATCTCGGCCTGGCTGTCGGGCCAATCCGACAGCACGGCGAAATGGATCTCGCCCGACATGTTGGCGAGGTGATGGACCTCGATGTTGCGGATATTTTCCTCGACATCGTCGCGCGAGCCGATCAGCGACGGCACAACGACCAAGGTCCTGGCTTCGGCCGGAACGCCGTCCTTGAATTCGTAACCGATGAGGCGGGTCGGTTCGAGGAACTTCAGCACGATGGTGTTGAAGAAGGCGAGCGCGCCTTCGCTGGCCGGCACCGAAAACAGCACCAGCATCACAACGACGGCTGCCGTCGGCAGGCCAAGTGCCGCGAGCGCGTTGCCGGCAAGGAAAAGCAGCAGCACGGTCAGGGCAAAGACCGGAAGGGCAATGCCGATCCAGTTGGTCTTGCGGAAAGCGCGATTGGCGATGCGTCCGATGGTCGGGCGATAGCCGATCGACTGTTCCAGTTCCTGCCGGCGCGGACCGACGAGGAAGAAACCGACGTCGGAGCGTTCCTTCTGCAGACCTGAAGGATCCTCGGCTGAAGCAGGCGCTTCCTTGAGCGCGAAGTCGGTCGCCTGTTCGGCGACCTGGAATTCCGACAGCTTGGAATGACGCGCCAGTTCCTCGATCGCGGTGCGATACTGGTCGCGCGAGGCGAAGTCGAGTTCGGCAAAATTGGTGCGCTCGCGCAACAGCGTGTCGACGCGGCTGACATCTTCGAACCAGACGGTCCAGTCCTGGTCATTGATCAGGCGCAGGCCACGAATGATGTTGCCTGTCGTGACGTTGCCGGAGGACAGCGTGTGGTGCTCGCCGATGATGATCTCTTCGGCGTCGCTGCCCGACTTCTCGAGCTCGTTCTCGAGCCAGATCAATGCCTTGCCGGCGTTCTGCGAACCGTCGCGCAAGCGATAGAGCAGCTGCGTCGCAAAGGTCGTGTCGCGGGCGTGGGCAGCGTAGGCCCTGAGCAGGGCAAGGCCGTCGTCCTGTTCCTGCACGCTCTGCAGGCGGTCGGCGACGTCGTTGGCGATCGCCCGCATTTCGCGGGCGCGGTTCACCCGGACGGCGATGCGGCGCAGATTCTCGACCAGAACGAAACGCAGCAGCGACGGCAGCGCCCAGAGCTCGCCGATATGCAGCGGCTCGACGGCCTGGTAGCCCTCGACGATCGCCTTGAACATATGCGCCGAAACGGTGCTGTCGGAATGGGCGACATAGACCCAGGCGATGGCGAGCGCGCGCGGCACCGACTGGCCGTTGCCGAGATCGATCGTCGGCAGTTCGCGGTAGAAGCGCTTGGGCAGGTCGCGCTTGACCTGATAGATGGTCTCTTCGACCAGATAGTTGTTGTCGAGCAGCCATTGCGCCGCCGGGGTGATCGGCTCGCCCCTGCCCTGCGCGGCGTTGGTGTCGCGATAAACCTGCAGGATCTTCTTGGCGCTCTCGCGGATGCGGGCGTGGAAGTCGAAGGCTTCGAGACCGAAATAGGAGCGCAGCTCCTTGCGGGCCATGCTCTCGCCCGTCGCGCGCAGCCGGTCCTCATGCAGCACCGTCGCCCTGATCGGCTGTTCGGCCACGGCCGGAAAACTCGGCACTACGTCTTTGATCCGGCGCGGGTCGGTCTGAATATTCATCTACAGCATTTCCGTTTGACAGAAAATCCGCAGCGCCTGCCGGCGTCGCGGACCTGCCACATAAACCGTTTCAAACAAGAATTGGTTGCATGCAACCAACAGGTCGATGGATCGCTCTTGCACCGCGATTGAGTGAAAATATGGCGTCATCGCCGCCAATCTCCCTCCGCGCCTCATAGCAGTGCAGGGCTGCGAGCGGAACGCAAGGATTGGGGCTTTTTCGTGTTCGCATGTTGAATTTCTGCCATATTTCAGGCGCTGCACGTCAACCATCGCAATGCCGGCATGTCTTCTTCCTGATTTCGCTCCCCATGGCGCCCAAGCAGGCGTCGAACAGCTCAGCCACCACTCAGCCACCCCGCGGCAATACCGTATAGACCCTGACCACGAAAGCATGGAACTCGGCCATGTAATTCTTGAGGAATTCGGCGGTGCCTTCGTTGGTCACCTCGCCCTCGTCGGTGATCAGCCCGGGCTTGAACTGGATGTAGGCTTCGGGCGCGTTCATCTGCGGCGAATTGCAGAAACTCAGCACGCTGCGCAGGCTTTGCTGGGCGACGGCGGTGCCGATCGCGCCGGGCGACGTGCCGATGACGGCGGAAGGCTTGCGGGTGAAGGAATTGGTGCCGTAGGGCCGGCTCGCCCAGTCGATGGCGTTCTTGAGGCCGCCGGGGATCGAACGGTTGTATTCGGGCGTCACGAACAGCACGGCATCGACGCCGGCCAGCGCCGTCTTGAAGGAACGCGCCGGCGGCGGAAAGTCGGCATCGTAGTCATAACTGTAGAGCGGCAGGTCCCTGAACGGGATCTCTTCCATTTCGAGATGCTTGGGCGCGAGCCTGACCAGCGCCTTGGCGAGCTTGCGGTTGATCGAACCAGCGGCAAGGCTGCCGACGAAATAGCCGACCTTGTAGGTGTCCATGGCACATTCTCCATTTCGCCTGGCGATATCGATCGCCGGCCTGACCTACCCGTCCCCAAGGGGAGTGTTTGCCAGTTCCGCGCCGATGTCACGACGATTTTGGAGATTGCCCTGTTATGTCAGGCGAATGGTGACCAGCAACAGCGACAGAGGCGCGGTCGGCTCGATCTTCAACCTGGCCGTGCCGTCGTCCTGATAAAGCGTGTCGAATGCCGCCACCGCCTCGCCGTCCATGCGTGCCGCCCCGGATGCGACGAAGATCAGGCTGATGCCCTCCCCCAGGACAATTTCGGTCGGCTCCGAAAACGACAGCCGTTCAACGGCGTGGCTGACACGGCCGCGCCGGGTCATGACGTTGAAGTCGAGGACCGGCCCGTCGATGAGCCTGGCCTCGGTGTCGACATCACCGGGAAAAGCATAAGGCTGGGACAGAGGAGAAAGCGCAACCGGCTCGGCATCGCCCGCTGCAAGTCGCATTGTACCGGCCAGCACGGTCAGCGTCCGGTCGATGCCGGCAAAGACCGAAAACGGCCCGCCGCTGGCCACCTGCGCCATCGAGATACGCCAGTCGAAGGCGTCGAGCCCGGCCGCGGGCGGCCAGGCCATGATTTCGGTCGTCACGCCGCCTCCGTTCTTCCACGGCATGGGGCGGCAGTCGGCGTGACGGATGATGCGCATGATCAGTCGAGAATCCTTAGCCCAGGATCCTTAACCAAGGATTCCGGGCAGGTTGAGGCCCTTGTCCCTGGCGCAGTCGAGCGCGACGTCGTAGCCGGCATCGGCATGGCGCATGACGCCGGTCGCCGGGTCGTTCCACAACACGCGCTCCAGCCGGCGTGCGGCGTCCTCGGTGCCGTCGGCACAGATGACGACGCCCGAATGCTGGGAGAAGCCCATGCCGACGCCGCCGCCATGGTGCAGCGACACCCAGGTGGCGCCCGAGGCGGTGTTGAGCAGCGCGTTCAGCAGCGGCCAGTCGGAGACGGCGTCCGAGCCGTCCTTCATCGCTTCGGTCTCGCGGTTCGGCGACGCAACCGAGCCGGAATCGAGGTGATCGCGGCCGATGACGACAGGCGCCTTGAGCTCGCCCTTGGCGACCATCTCGTTGAAGGCGAGGCCGAGGCGGTGGCGGTCGCCGAGGCCGACCCAGCAGATGCGTGCCGGCAGGCCCTGGAAGTGGATGCGCTTGGCTGCCATGTCGAGCCAATTGTGCAGGTGCTTGTTGTCGGGCAGCAGTTCCTTCACCTTGGCGTCGGTCTTGTAGATGTCCTCCGGATCTCCGGAGAGGGCTGCCCAGCGGAACGGACCGATGCCGCGGCAAAACAGCGGGCGGATATAGGCCGGCACGAAACCGGGGAAGTCGAAGGCGTTCTCGACGCCCTCTTCCTTGGCGACCTGGCGGATGTTGTTGCCATAGTCGACGGTGGGAATGCCCATCTTGTGGAAGTCGAGCATTGCCTTGACGTGCACGGCCATCGACGCACGCGCGGCCTTTTCGACCGCCTTGGGGTCGCGCTCACGCTTGTCTTCCCATTCGGCAACCGTCCAGCCGATCGGCAGGTAGCCGTTGACAGGGTCATGTGCCGAGGTCTGGTCGGTCACAACGTCCGGTTTGACGCCGCGCTTGACGAGTTCGGGCAGGATTTCGGCGGCATTGCCGAGAAGTGCGACCGAAATCGCCTTCCTTTCCTTGCAGGCCCTGTCGATGATGGCGAGCGCATCGTCGAGATCCTTGGCCTGGACGTCGACATAACCTGTCTTGAGACGCATCTCGATGCGGCTCGCCTGGCATTCGATGGCAAGGCAGGCAGCGCCGGCCATGGTCGCGGCCAGCGGCTGGGCGCCGCCCATGCCGCCGAGGCCGGCGGTCAGGATCCAGCGGCCGCCGAGGTCGCCGCCGAAATGCTGGCGGCCCATTTCGACGAAGGTCTCGTAGGTGCCCTGGACGATGCCCTGGCTGCCGATATAGATCCACGAGCCGGCCGTCATCTGGCCGTACATCATCAGGCCCTTCTTATCGAGGGCGTTGAAATGATCCCAGTTGGCCCAGTGCGGCACCAGGTTGGAGTTGGCGAGCAACACGCGCGGCGCGTCCTTGTGGGTGCGGAACACGCCGACCGGCTTGCCCGACTGGATCAGCAGCGTCTCGTCGCCTTCGAGCTTGCGCAGGGCGGCAACGATGCGGTCGAAGCTCTCCCAGTCACGGGCGGCCCGGCCGATGCCGCCATAGACGACGAGCTCGCCCGGCTTTTCCGCGACCATAGGGTCGAGATTGTTCATCAGCATGCGCAGCGGCGCTTCGGTAAGCCAGCTCTTGGCGGTAAGCTCCGTGCCGGTGGCGGCGCGGATGACGCGGGCATTGTCGATGCGGGAATGTTGGGTCATGCGAAAACCTCCTAGGAGTTTCGGTTGCCCGCCCAGGCGAGCGCGGTTTCGAGAATCTTGGTGAGCGTCGCGCGCATCGGCGCGGCGAATTCCGGGTCGTAGCGGGTCGGCCAGTTGGCAGGCTCGACCTTGCCTTCCGGCTCGAGCATGTAGCCGCGGCAGGACAGCTCCATCTGCAAGGCGTGGACGCCATGCGCCGGCTGGCCGTGCCGGCGGGTGATCCAGCCGCCCTTGAAACGGCCATTGACCACCCAGGGCCTGCCGCTGGCGGCCATCAGTGCTACGACCTGTTCCTGCAAGGCGGGATCGGCGCTCTTGCCGGAATTGGTGCCGAGGTTGAACAGCGGCAGCTTGCCGTCGAACAGGCGGGGAATGACCGAGCGGATCGAGTGGCAATCGTAGACAACGATCTCGGGGTGCAGGGCCCTGAGGCGGACGATCTCGCCTTCGAGTGCTGCGTGATAAGGATCGTAATAGGTCGCGCGGCGCCTTGCTATTCCGGCCTCGTCGGGCTCCTGCCCTTCCTTGTACAGCGCCTCGCCGTCAAAGGTCGTGGTTGGGCAGAGTTCGGTCGTCGCTTGACCGGGATAGAGCGAGGCGCCGGAGGGATCGCGGTTGACGTCGATGATCGACCGCGAAACCATCGTGCGCACCACAGTGGCGCCCAGGCCGGCGGCAAAATCATAGAGCTGCTCGATCCACCAGTCGGTGTCGCGCCGCGCCAGCCAGGGCGTAACGAAGAGATCGTCGAGCCCGGCAAGATCGGTTCCGGTATGGGGAATGCTGACGAGCAGCGGGGCGTCGCCACGCTGGACCGTCAGCCAGGGGGTGCCGCTCATCTCTCACCACCCGAGATTTCAGGCAGGCCGACGCCGGCGATTGCCTGGACGACGGCGCCGGTACGGACAAGTGCGATGGCCTTTTCCATGTCGGGGTGGAAATGGCGGTCTTCATCGAGATGCGGCACCTCAGCACGGACAAGCTTGCGCACGGCTTCGAGCGCTCCGCTCGAGGCCAGCGGGGCATGGAAGTCGCAGCCCTGGGCCGCGGCCAGCAGCTCGATGCCGAGCACGCCATTGGCGTTCTCGATCATGCCGAGCAGCCGGCGGGCGCCATGGGCGGCCATCGAAACGTGGTCTTCCTGGTTGGCCGAGGTCGGGATCGAATCGACCGATGCCGGATAGGCCTTCTGCTTGTTCTCGGAGACCAGGGCGGCGGCGGTGACCTGCGGGATCATGAAGCCGGAGTTGAGGCCGGGCTTCGGCGTGAGAAATGCCGGCATGCCGGAAAGGGCCGGATCGACGAGCATGGCGATGCGGCGTTCCGACAGCGAGCCGATCTCGCAGACGGCAAGGGCCATCATGTCGGCGGCAAAAGCCACCGGCTCGGCGTGGAAGTTGCCGCCCGACAGCGCGGTGTCGTCCTCGGTGAAGATCAGCGGGTTGTCGGTGACGCCGTTGGCCTCGGTGCCGAGCGTGTCGGCGGCCTGGCGCAGCAAGGTCAGGGCAGCACCCATGACCTGCGGCTGGCAGCGCAGGCAATACGGATCCTGGACACGCTCGTCGCCGACGCGGTGGCTTTCACGAATGGCACTGCCGGCCATCAGATTGCGCAGCGTCTCAGCCGTTTCGATCTGGCCGCGATGCTTGCGCAGGACATGGATGCGCGGGTCGAACGGCGCATCCGAGCCCTTGGCGGCATCGGTCGACAGCGCACCGGTCACCAGCGCCGAATGATAGAGGTTTTCCGCCTCAAACAATGCGGCCAGCGCATAAGCGGTCGAGAACTGGGTGCCGTTGAGCAGCGCCAGGCCTTCCTTGGCGCCAAGGGTGATCGGCTCGAGCTCGTGGGTGACGAAGGCCACCTTGGCCGGCACGATGCCATGCGGGGTGTGGCAGTCGCCGACGCCGATCATCGTCGCGGTCATGTGCGACAGCGGCGCCAGGTCGCCCGAGGCGCCGACCGACCCTTGCGCCGGAACGACCGGAATGACGCCCCTGGCGAGCATCTGCTGCAACAGGTCGATTGTCTGTTCCCGCACGCCGGAAGCGCCCTGCGCCAGGCTGGCAAGCTTGAGCGCCATCATCAGCCGGGTGACGGCAACAGGCATCGGCTCGCCGACGCCGGCGGCATGGCTGAGCACGATGTTGCGCTGGAGCGTTTCCAAGTCGTTGGCCGGGATGCGGACGCTGGCAAGCTTACCGAAGCCGGTGTTGATGCCGTAGACCGGCTCGCCCTTGGCAACGATCCGCGCCACCGTCTCCGCGCTGGCCTTGATCCCGGGGCGACAGGCCGGATCGAGTTCGGGAACGGCGCCGCGATAGATGGCGCGCCAGTCGGCAAGCGTGGCATTGCCGGGGTTCAATACGAGCGTGGTCATTTCCCTCTCCAGATACGGGCATGGAGCGGGTTGAACCCCATGCGATAGACAAGTTCGGCCGGGCTTTCGATGTCCCAGATGGCGAGATCGGCCCATTTTCCTGTTTCGAGCGTGCCGGTCTCGGTGAGCAGCCCGAGCGCGCGGGCGGCTTCGCGGGTGGTGCCGGCGAGGCACTCCTCGACCGTCATGGCAAACAGGGTCGCTGCCATGTTCATGGTCAAAAGCAGCGAGGTCAGCGGCGACGTCCCGGGGTTGTTGTCGGTGGCGACAGCCATTTTCACGCCGTGACGGCGGAACAGCTCGACTGGCGGCTTTTTGGTTTCGCGGATGAAATAGAAGGCGCCGGGCAGGATGACGGCGACCGAGCCCGCCCCGGCCATTGCGGCAGCACCCGCTTCGTCGGTGTATTCGAGATGGTCGGCCGACAGCGCGCCATGAGTTGCGGCAAGGGCTGCACCGCCGAGATTGGAGAGCTGGTCGGCATGGAGCTTGACCGGCAGGCCCCTGGCGCGGGCGGCGTCGAAGACACGCGTCATCTGCGCCGTCGAAAAGGCGATGCCCTCACAGAAGCCGTCGACGGCGTCGGCAAGGCCTTCGGCTGCGATCTGGTCGAGCATCGGGCCGGCAACGAGATCGATATAGGCGTCCTTGTCGCCACCTGCTTCCGGCGGCAGCGCGTGCGCCCCGAGGAAGGTGGTGCGCACAGTCACCGGCCGCAGCTCGGCCAGTTGCCTGGCGGCGCGCAGCGACTTGGCTTCGTTGTCGAGGTCGAGGCCGTAGCCCGACTTGACCTCGACGGTCGTCACACCTTCTGACATCAGCGCATCGAGGCGCGGCAAGGTCTGGGCCACCAGATCGGCCTGGCTCGCCGCGCGCAGCGCCTTGACCGACGAGACGATGCCGCCCCCTGCCCGCGCCACCTCTTCATAAGTCGCGCCTGCCAGCCGCATCTCGAACTCGTTGGCACGGTTGCCGGCATGGACCAGATGGGTATGGCAGTCGATCAGGCCCGGCGTGATCCAGCGGCCGTCACAGTCGATGACCTCGGCGCCGTCGCGCAGAGCCTGGGGCATGTCGACTTCCGGGCCGGCAAAGACGATGCGGCCGTCACGAGCGGCAATCGCGCCATGTTCGACAATGCCAAGGCCGGCGGCAGCTTCAGCCAGCGTCGCCAGCCGCGCATTGCGCCAAATTCTTGCCGATGTCGCTGATTGGTTGCCAGCCATCATCTTTTTCGTTTCCTCCAACTACGATTATGTATATACATATCAGAAAGGCGATGCAAGTGCTATCGTGCACATGAAAGGTGAGGAGATTCTGGTGGCGACGATCTTTGCGGAACAGGCGCTGCTGGCCGACGGCTGGCAACGCGACGTGCGGATGACATTGGCCGGCGGCCGCATCGGCACAGTGGAAACAGGCGCGGCCGCGCAGCCCGGCGACGAGCGCCACGCCATTGTCCTGCCCGGCATGCCCAATCTGCACAGCCATGCCTTCCAGCGCGGCATGGCAGGCCTGGCCGAAATCCGCGGACCGTCGTCCGACAGCTTCTGGTCCTGGCGCGAAGTGATGTACCGCTTCGCGCTGTCGATGACACCAGAGCAGGTCGAGGCGGTCGCCGCCCAGCTCTATGTCGAAATGCTGGAGGCAGGCTTTTCCCGCGTCGGCGAGTTCCACTATCTCCATCACGACCGCGACGGCAGCCCCTATGCCAACATCGCCGAGATGGCCGAACGCATTGCCGCGGCCTCTGTCGAGACCGGCATCGGGCTGACATTGCTGCCGGTGTTTTATGCCCATTCCGGCTTCGGCGGCGCGCCCGCCAATGATGGCCAGCGTCGATTCATCAACGATACGAATCGCTTCGCACAGCTTTTTGAGAAGTGCGGCGAAGCGCTGAAGGGCATCGACGGTGCGGTGCTCGGCCTGGCGCCGCACAGCCTGCGTGCCGCAACGCCTGACGAACTGGCCATTGTCACCGCGCTGACGTCAGGCCCTGTTCACATCCACATCGCCGAACAGGTCAAGGAAGTCGAAGACTGCGTCGCCTGGTCCGGCGCCCGGCCGGTCGAATGGCTGCTGCGCCATGCCGATGTCGACAAAAGCTGGTGCCTGATCCACGCCACCCACATGACCGAGGCCGAGACGATCGCCATGGCCCGGTCGGGAGCGGTCGCCGGCCTGTGCCCGATCACCGAGGCCAATCTCGGCGACGGCGTCTTTGCAGCGCCGCTGTTCGTCGAACATGGCGGCAAATATGGCGTCGGCTCGGATTCGAATGTCGAGATCGGCCTCAGTGGCGAGCTCAGGATGCTCGAATATTCGCAGCGCCTCGCCCATCGCGCCCGCAACGTGCTGGCGACCCCGGGCCAGTCGACCGGCCGTGCCTTGTTCGACGCAGCACTTGACGGCGGCGCCCAGGCGCTGGGCGCAGGCCCGGCGGGACTTGCAACGGGCTCGGCCGCCGATTTCGTCTCGCTCGACCCCAACCACCCGACGCTCGCCGGCAAATCGGACGATGCCATTGTCGATGCCTGGATCTTTGCCGGCGGCGGCAAAGTCGACTGTGTCTGGGCAAATGGCCGCAAAGTCGTTTCCGACGGCGCACATTTCCGTCGCGACGCTATTGCGGCAAGGTTTCGTAACGTGATGATGGAACTGACGGCGACGTAACTTGGGGTGATTGGGGTGCCCGATTCGACGGCGGAGATGCTTCAAGAGACGGCTGGCAGCGATGCATCGACATCGCTCTACCAGCGCATCCTCAACGACATCAGGGACCGCATCGTTTCGGGCGAATGGGAACCCGGCTACCGCATCCCGTTCGAGCATGAGCTGACCGCCGAATATGGCTGCTCGCGCATGACCGTCAACAAGGCGCTGTCGCAGCTCGCCAAGGCCGGGCTGATCGAACGGCGCCGCCGCTCCGGCAGCTTCGTGCGCCGGCCGCAATCGCAAGCCGCGGTGCTGGAAATCCACGACATCCGCGTCGAGGTCGAAGCGCTCGGCCTGCCCTACCGCTATGAGCTGATGGCCCAGACCAGGCGGCGTGCCACGACGGTCGACCGCGACAGGCTTGGCCCCGGCCCTTCGGTTGCCGGCCAGGTGCTGGCCTTGCAATGCCTGCATTATGCCGGGGTGCGGCCGTTCTGCGTCGAGGATCGGCTGATCAATCTTGCCGCCGTGCCTGAAGCGGCCGATCAGGAATTCCTGAAGTCGGCGCCCGGGCCGTGGCTGATCGGACAGGTGCCGTGGAGTGCCGCCGAGCACGTCATTCGCGCCGCCTCCGCCGACAGCGAAACGGCCGCCGACCTTGGCCTCGCCAGCGGCGCGCCCTGCCTGATCATCGAAAGGCGGACATGGAGCGCCGAGCGCCCGGTCACCCATGTGCGTTTCACCTATCCGGCCAACGCGCATGCCGTGGTCGCCCGCTTCACCCCGTCAGACAGCTAGGATCTGTTGACACAGTGCTGTTGCCAGTGCGATCCACAGCGTTAGGGGATGCCATGGCGACACTTAGGATTTACGATCTCAAGCATCACGTCCTCGCTCTTGATATCAGAGACTTACTGCGGCTTTTGGCACCTCGGTCTTTGGAGGCAAATTGGATGGTCACGACCGTCAAGTCGTCCAAAGATGGGCACGAATGGTTCGAGGCCACAGGTGAAGGCGGCGAGCAGCTGGAGGAGTTGGCGCAGGACAACGCCCGCCTTTCAGGCTCCGACCTAGCAGCCTTGGCCGAGGAGACGCAGCAGGTTATCTGGGGCGAGTTCGTCGGCTCGGGACCGATGCAGTCAGACAAGGCATGGGTTACGATCCGAGCCGTCGACAGTACGTTCTACGAGATCGATACGGACGATGAGACGGTGCTGAGTAAGATCAGCTCGACCTACAAAGACGTCCGAACGGGGGACACTACGATTACATCATGGCTTTCGGACCGTTCCGGTGAATGATGGCAGCCAGACGCGAACGGCAGCTAGAGCAAGGAAAGCAGCCAACGACCTCTCCGTTTTATCATAGCGGGTGGCTACGCGCCGAAACTGCTTGAGCTTGTCGAATAGGCGCTCGATGCGGTTTCGATCCTTGTAGGCCTGAAAGTCGCAGACTGGCCGCGCTTTTCGGTTAGCCTTCGGCGGTATAATGGGCCTGATCCCGTGGATCAGCAGTTCTTCACGTAGAAAGGCGCTGTCATAGCCCTTGTCAGCGAGAAACAATCTCGGCTTGCCAACCGGCATTGCTAGCAAGCTCGGAATGGTATTGTAGTCCGACACTTCGCCACCCGTCAGGATGAACCCGAGAGGGCGTCCTTGACCGTCCGCGCGGGCGTGGATTTTTGTCGTAAAGCCGCCGCGTGATCGACCAAAAGCCTCCTTATGAGTCCCCCTTTAGCGCCCGCAGCCATCTTCCCGGCTGGACGCGATATGGAGTTGGTCGAAGACCTGATCGAGCGGCTTGGCAAGAAAACCGCAGGCTCAGTCCTGGCGCAGCTTTGGAGCCGCCCCGTCCTGAAGCGCGATGCCCTCGGAATCCATGGCACCCTGTTCTACGACAATCAGCATCGGCGAAACCATATGCCGCTGTCGAAACGTGAAGTCGACTGGGACGATGGCTCCGTCAACCAGGCTCAGCGCGAGCTGTTCGCCAGACACCGTTAGTTGTGCACGCCGCCTCGGTCCGGAAACAGAAACGCCGCGCATCCCTGGGGATACGCGGCGTTCTTTCGTGGCCTGAAGCCGAAGACCGTCGCTTATGCAGCGGCGGTGATGATGATCTCGACCTTGTACTCAGGGCCGGCCAGCTTGGCTTCGCCGGTGGCGCGCGCCGGCGTGTTGCCCTGCGGCACCCAGCCGTCCCAGACCGAGTTCATCTCGGCGAAGGTCGACATGTCGTCGAGCCAGATGATCGCCTGCAGGATCTTGGTCTTGTCGGTGCCGGCCTTGGCCAGCAGCGCGTCGATCTCGGCCAGGATGGCCTTGGTCTGCGCGGCAACGCTTTCGCCCGGGGCGCCGACCTGGCCCGCCAGGTAAACGGTGTTGTTGTGGATCACGATCTGGCTCATGCGGGGGC
The nucleotide sequence above comes from Aminobacter aminovorans. Encoded proteins:
- the hutG gene encoding N-formylglutamate deformylase translates to MSGTPWLTVQRGDAPLLVSIPHTGTDLAGLDDLFVTPWLARRDTDWWIEQLYDFAAGLGATVVRTMVSRSIIDVNRDPSGASLYPGQATTELCPTTTFDGEALYKEGQEPDEAGIARRRATYYDPYHAALEGEIVRLRALHPEIVVYDCHSIRSVIPRLFDGKLPLFNLGTNSGKSADPALQEQVVALMAASGRPWVVNGRFKGGWITRRHGQPAHGVHALQMELSCRGYMLEPEGKVEPANWPTRYDPEFAAPMRATLTKILETALAWAGNRNS
- the hutC gene encoding histidine utilization repressor; this translates as MLQETAGSDASTSLYQRILNDIRDRIVSGEWEPGYRIPFEHELTAEYGCSRMTVNKALSQLAKAGLIERRRRSGSFVRRPQSQAAVLEIHDIRVEVEALGLPYRYELMAQTRRRATTVDRDRLGPGPSVAGQVLALQCLHYAGVRPFCVEDRLINLAAVPEAADQEFLKSAPGPWLIGQVPWSAAEHVIRAASADSETAADLGLASGAPCLIIERRTWSAERPVTHVRFTYPANAHAVVARFTPSDS
- a CDS encoding formimidoylglutamate deiminase translates to MATIFAEQALLADGWQRDVRMTLAGGRIGTVETGAAAQPGDERHAIVLPGMPNLHSHAFQRGMAGLAEIRGPSSDSFWSWREVMYRFALSMTPEQVEAVAAQLYVEMLEAGFSRVGEFHYLHHDRDGSPYANIAEMAERIAAASVETGIGLTLLPVFYAHSGFGGAPANDGQRRFINDTNRFAQLFEKCGEALKGIDGAVLGLAPHSLRAATPDELAIVTALTSGPVHIHIAEQVKEVEDCVAWSGARPVEWLLRHADVDKSWCLIHATHMTEAETIAMARSGAVAGLCPITEANLGDGVFAAPLFVEHGGKYGVGSDSNVEIGLSGELRMLEYSQRLAHRARNVLATPGQSTGRALFDAALDGGAQALGAGPAGLATGSAADFVSLDPNHPTLAGKSDDAIVDAWIFAGGGKVDCVWANGRKVVSDGAHFRRDAIAARFRNVMMELTAT
- a CDS encoding NADPH-dependent FMN reductase codes for the protein MDTYKVGYFVGSLAAGSINRKLAKALVRLAPKHLEMEEIPFRDLPLYSYDYDADFPPPARSFKTALAGVDAVLFVTPEYNRSIPGGLKNAIDWASRPYGTNSFTRKPSAVIGTSPGAIGTAVAQQSLRSVLSFCNSPQMNAPEAYIQFKPGLITDEGEVTNEGTAEFLKNYMAEFHAFVVRVYTVLPRGG
- the hutI gene encoding imidazolonepropionase → MAGNQSATSARIWRNARLATLAEAAAGLGIVEHGAIAARDGRIVFAGPEVDMPQALRDGAEVIDCDGRWITPGLIDCHTHLVHAGNRANEFEMRLAGATYEEVARAGGGIVSSVKALRAASQADLVAQTLPRLDALMSEGVTTVEVKSGYGLDLDNEAKSLRAARQLAELRPVTVRTTFLGAHALPPEAGGDKDAYIDLVAGPMLDQIAAEGLADAVDGFCEGIAFSTAQMTRVFDAARARGLPVKLHADQLSNLGGAALAATHGALSADHLEYTDEAGAAAMAGAGSVAVILPGAFYFIRETKKPPVELFRRHGVKMAVATDNNPGTSPLTSLLLTMNMAATLFAMTVEECLAGTTREAARALGLLTETGTLETGKWADLAIWDIESPAELVYRMGFNPLHARIWRGK
- the hutU gene encoding urocanate hydratase; the protein is MTQHSRIDNARVIRAATGTELTAKSWLTEAPLRMLMNNLDPMVAEKPGELVVYGGIGRAARDWESFDRIVAALRKLEGDETLLIQSGKPVGVFRTHKDAPRVLLANSNLVPHWANWDHFNALDKKGLMMYGQMTAGSWIYIGSQGIVQGTYETFVEMGRQHFGGDLGGRWILTAGLGGMGGAQPLAATMAGAACLAIECQASRIEMRLKTGYVDVQAKDLDDALAIIDRACKERKAISVALLGNAAEILPELVKRGVKPDVVTDQTSAHDPVNGYLPIGWTVAEWEDKRERDPKAVEKAARASMAVHVKAMLDFHKMGIPTVDYGNNIRQVAKEEGVENAFDFPGFVPAYIRPLFCRGIGPFRWAALSGDPEDIYKTDAKVKELLPDNKHLHNWLDMAAKRIHFQGLPARICWVGLGDRHRLGLAFNEMVAKGELKAPVVIGRDHLDSGSVASPNRETEAMKDGSDAVSDWPLLNALLNTASGATWVSLHHGGGVGMGFSQHSGVVICADGTEDAARRLERVLWNDPATGVMRHADAGYDVALDCARDKGLNLPGILG
- a CDS encoding HutD family protein; its protein translation is MTTEIMAWPPAAGLDAFDWRISMAQVASGGPFSVFAGIDRTLTVLAGTMRLAAGDAEPVALSPLSQPYAFPGDVDTEARLIDGPVLDFNVMTRRGRVSHAVERLSFSEPTEIVLGEGISLIFVASGAARMDGEAVAAFDTLYQDDGTARLKIEPTAPLSLLLVTIRLT
- the hutH gene encoding histidine ammonia-lyase, encoding MTTLVLNPGNATLADWRAIYRGAVPELDPACRPGIKASAETVARIVAKGEPVYGINTGFGKLASVRIPANDLETLQRNIVLSHAAGVGEPMPVAVTRLMMALKLASLAQGASGVREQTIDLLQQMLARGVIPVVPAQGSVGASGDLAPLSHMTATMIGVGDCHTPHGIVPAKVAFVTHELEPITLGAKEGLALLNGTQFSTAYALAALFEAENLYHSALVTGALSTDAAKGSDAPFDPRIHVLRKHRGQIETAETLRNLMAGSAIRESHRVGDERVQDPYCLRCQPQVMGAALTLLRQAADTLGTEANGVTDNPLIFTEDDTALSGGNFHAEPVAFAADMMALAVCEIGSLSERRIAMLVDPALSGMPAFLTPKPGLNSGFMIPQVTAAALVSENKQKAYPASVDSIPTSANQEDHVSMAAHGARRLLGMIENANGVLGIELLAAAQGCDFHAPLASSGALEAVRKLVRAEVPHLDEDRHFHPDMEKAIALVRTGAVVQAIAGVGLPEISGGER
- a CDS encoding RidA family protein, which produces MSVRRIDVGPRMSQIVIHNNTVYLAGQVGAPGESVAAQTKAILAEIDALLAKAGTDKTKILQAIIWLDDMSTFAEMNSVWDGWVPQGNTPARATGEAKLAGPEYKVEIIITAAA